A section of the Rhodothermales bacterium genome encodes:
- a CDS encoding winged helix-turn-helix domain-containing protein gives MAHPPHFASHSGDSLPDLADGFRLAGWDVDPRTNRVHRDDDMVSLEPKVMQVVLLLARHAGRPVTRDRIMEIVWADTIVTDDALTRCVSEARKVFGRDALETIPRVGYMLAADVEPLQAGPAPDDLPASVSVARPQDRTQHTHHPTYAPVPPRWRPLGLAASVVVIAVAAWIWMGRAGQPDSGPRAASVNVGPVVPATALQGRESMAAFSPDGMRLAYVHVPDSGAVSQLHVARPGDASPFVPYESADARILSPTWTPDGQDVLFVEVTGEQCRVRTVPALGGPASDVMACSGRFVSMDLSPDGTRLALDGQDTSDAPVRIDIVELATGARTRVPLDNPEYHDYAPRFSPDGTRILFSRSIGEGWLDLYQYDLESGTTIRLTHHNAGIVGSDWLGDDGRMVYSMGSLGNFSLMELDASDGSSRALGPTGFRPTVDRVHGRVVFETFERDTDLLLQRDGAPTPLCESTRHDHAPTLLPTGDRVVFVSDRSGPQALFVCDLSSGDVSRIPHPEYDGVAVPSAGPDGRLAFTAVQDGRAHLAVIDAPGQAPRLLTSGAANDVYPHWSPDRNWIYFGSDRTGRMELWRIPPGGGETRQLTVDGGLMGIPSADGAWLYFQRPGQAGLWRMVVNDGGVGGEPQLIDETVDLSLLFAWRPYRHGVVLAQSGTDGTGTLEFLDPESGARTTLRTLPGTSGNQGLAVNDDLSILVTTRTQRMDADLKMVDYF, from the coding sequence TTGGCCCATCCACCGCACTTCGCATCCCATTCGGGCGATTCGCTGCCTGATCTTGCCGACGGGTTCCGTCTGGCGGGTTGGGACGTGGATCCGCGCACGAACCGGGTCCACCGGGACGATGACATGGTATCGCTCGAACCCAAGGTCATGCAGGTGGTCCTGCTCCTGGCGCGTCACGCCGGACGGCCCGTGACGCGGGATCGCATCATGGAAATCGTCTGGGCGGATACGATTGTGACCGACGACGCCTTGACGCGCTGCGTTTCCGAGGCGCGTAAAGTGTTCGGGCGGGATGCGCTGGAGACCATTCCGCGGGTCGGCTACATGCTGGCCGCCGACGTGGAGCCACTGCAGGCGGGCCCGGCACCGGATGACCTTCCGGCTTCGGTCTCTGTTGCTCGGCCACAGGACAGAACTCAGCACACACATCACCCTACCTATGCCCCGGTCCCCCCGCGGTGGCGCCCCCTGGGCCTGGCGGCGTCCGTCGTGGTGATTGCCGTGGCGGCATGGATCTGGATGGGCCGCGCCGGTCAGCCCGATTCCGGACCACGCGCGGCGTCCGTGAATGTGGGGCCGGTCGTTCCCGCCACCGCGCTGCAGGGTCGCGAATCCATGGCGGCGTTTTCGCCGGACGGGATGCGCCTGGCGTATGTGCACGTTCCCGACTCAGGCGCGGTCTCGCAGCTGCACGTGGCACGGCCGGGCGATGCAAGCCCCTTCGTGCCCTATGAAAGCGCGGATGCGCGGATCCTGTCGCCGACCTGGACGCCTGACGGGCAGGACGTCCTGTTCGTGGAAGTGACGGGAGAGCAGTGCAGGGTCCGCACGGTCCCAGCCCTCGGCGGACCCGCCAGTGATGTCATGGCATGCTCCGGTCGATTCGTCAGCATGGATCTGTCCCCGGACGGCACGCGGCTGGCCCTGGACGGCCAGGATACCTCCGATGCGCCCGTGCGAATTGATATCGTGGAATTGGCCACCGGAGCGCGGACGCGCGTTCCGCTGGATAATCCCGAATATCACGACTACGCTCCCCGGTTCTCGCCCGACGGTACACGCATCCTGTTTTCACGGAGCATAGGCGAAGGATGGCTGGATCTCTATCAATATGACCTGGAATCGGGGACGACAATCCGACTCACGCATCACAATGCCGGCATTGTCGGCTCGGACTGGCTCGGCGATGATGGGCGTATGGTCTACAGCATGGGGTCCCTGGGCAACTTTTCGCTGATGGAGTTGGACGCTTCGGATGGCTCGTCCCGTGCACTGGGGCCAACTGGCTTCCGGCCAACCGTGGACCGTGTGCACGGACGCGTGGTATTTGAAACGTTCGAACGCGACACCGACCTCCTCCTGCAACGGGACGGAGCGCCGACGCCCTTATGTGAATCCACCCGGCACGATCATGCGCCTACGCTCCTGCCCACGGGCGACCGCGTCGTGTTCGTGTCCGACCGGAGTGGCCCCCAAGCCCTCTTCGTATGCGACCTGTCAAGCGGTGACGTATCCCGGATACCGCATCCGGAGTACGATGGCGTCGCCGTGCCTTCGGCCGGTCCGGATGGACGTCTGGCGTTCACGGCGGTGCAGGATGGCCGGGCCCATCTTGCGGTCATCGATGCGCCGGGCCAGGCGCCGCGCCTCTTGACATCGGGCGCCGCGAATGACGTGTATCCCCACTGGTCCCCGGACAGAAACTGGATCTATTTCGGATCCGATCGGACGGGGCGTATGGAACTGTGGCGTATACCGCCGGGGGGAGGCGAGACCCGGCAGCTGACCGTCGACGGCGGCCTCATGGGCATACCTTCCGCTGACGGCGCGTGGTTGTACTTCCAGCGTCCGGGTCAGGCCGGTTTGTGGCGGATGGTGGTAAATGATGGCGGTGTCGGTGGCGAACCCCAACTCATTGACGAGACCGTGGACCTGTCGCTGTTGTTCGCCTGGCGCCCGTACCGCCACGGGGTCGTCCTGGCACAGTCCGGCACCGACGGCACCGGCACACTGGAATTCCTGGACCCTGAATCGGGCGCCAGGACAACGCTTCGAACGCTCCCTGGTACCTCCGGCAACCAGGGCCTTGCCGTCAACGACGACCTGAGCATCCTCGTTACGACCCGCACCCAGCGGATGGATGCCGACCTGAAAATGGTGGACTATTTCTAA
- the priA gene encoding primosomal protein N', whose protein sequence is MTHPDIVRVALPLPLDQLFSYTVPPELVEQAVPGRCVTVPFGRQQLTGVIVEPGEAADLEGVRARAVKAASTGLVEVTPELLELTRWMATYYMCSWGEALRAALPPGTVSASESRPATLQETRVALREDAPREEPRGERQQTLLQELRRREGRGMPHPTQPELLAAAGGASSTVQRLVELGYVRRYETRVDRLQSHMEDGYALPDVPTVAPELHPWQAEACRALDAHLETGTYGTFLLHGVTGSGKTEVYLAALEKARGMGKSAIVLVPEIALTPQTVRRFRARFGNRIALLHSRMSAGERFDAWRGIREGHYPIVIGPRSAILAPVQDLGIVIVDEEHESTYKQFDPAPRYHARDVAVVRARAAGAVCVLGSATPSLESLANAREGRYTLLTMPDRVPVGGRPAALPEIRIVDLRGESALLSPQLVAAILDRKKRGEQAIILLNRRGYAPSLECQACGWTPECPDCSVSMVFHKPLNHLRCHYCGVTERMPSVCPSCASDRLEKLGTGTQRLEERLREEAPDVRVLRMDLDTTTTKDSHNRILEAFGRGDADVLLGTQMVAKGLDFPKVTLVGIVQADAGLALPDVRAEERTFQLLTQVAGRAGRADLVGEVLLQTRQPGHTVIQHAIRHDYAGFAKHALAEREALGYPPSGRMISALFSGVDDHRTESMARLWARRVEQTVAVAQVLGPAPAFIHRVKKSFRHQVVVKLPGRYQAQGLRDALDGATEALGTLPNGYRVNIDVDPMGLV, encoded by the coding sequence GTGACGCATCCTGATATTGTCCGCGTTGCCCTTCCGCTGCCGCTGGACCAGCTGTTTTCGTATACCGTGCCGCCGGAGCTCGTGGAGCAGGCGGTGCCGGGGCGGTGTGTGACGGTACCGTTCGGGCGCCAGCAGTTGACGGGGGTGATCGTAGAGCCGGGTGAGGCGGCGGATCTGGAGGGCGTTCGGGCGCGGGCGGTGAAGGCAGCGAGCACGGGGCTCGTCGAAGTGACGCCCGAACTGCTGGAGCTGACGCGGTGGATGGCCACCTACTACATGTGTTCGTGGGGCGAGGCGCTCCGGGCGGCGCTCCCCCCGGGGACGGTGTCGGCTTCCGAGTCGCGGCCGGCTACGCTGCAGGAAACTCGGGTAGCACTCCGGGAAGATGCGCCGCGGGAAGAGCCCCGGGGGGAGCGCCAACAGACGCTTTTACAGGAACTCCGGCGACGGGAAGGCCGTGGCATGCCGCATCCGACGCAGCCGGAGCTGCTCGCCGCCGCAGGCGGCGCATCATCCACCGTCCAACGCCTGGTGGAACTCGGATACGTGCGTCGCTACGAGACGCGGGTGGACCGGCTGCAGTCCCACATGGAGGACGGCTACGCGCTGCCCGATGTGCCGACGGTGGCGCCGGAACTGCATCCGTGGCAGGCCGAGGCGTGCCGGGCGCTGGACGCCCACCTGGAGACGGGCACGTACGGAACGTTTCTGCTGCATGGCGTGACGGGGTCAGGCAAGACGGAAGTGTATCTGGCGGCGCTGGAGAAGGCGCGGGGCATGGGCAAGTCGGCCATTGTGCTCGTTCCGGAAATCGCGTTGACGCCCCAGACGGTGCGCCGATTCCGGGCGCGGTTCGGCAACCGGATTGCGCTCCTGCACTCGCGCATGAGTGCGGGCGAGCGGTTCGATGCCTGGCGCGGCATCCGTGAGGGGCACTATCCGATTGTGATCGGGCCCCGGTCGGCCATTCTGGCGCCTGTCCAGGATCTGGGGATTGTGATTGTGGACGAGGAGCACGAATCGACTTACAAGCAGTTCGATCCGGCGCCGCGCTACCATGCCCGCGACGTGGCGGTGGTGCGGGCCCGGGCAGCGGGCGCGGTGTGCGTGTTGGGGTCGGCCACGCCCAGCCTGGAGAGCCTGGCGAACGCCCGCGAGGGGCGCTATACACTGCTGACCATGCCGGACCGGGTGCCAGTCGGGGGGCGCCCGGCCGCGCTGCCTGAAATCCGGATTGTGGACCTTCGCGGGGAAAGCGCGCTGCTGTCGCCGCAACTGGTGGCGGCCATTCTGGATCGGAAAAAGCGCGGGGAGCAGGCCATCATTTTGCTCAACCGCCGGGGATACGCGCCCAGCTTGGAATGCCAGGCGTGTGGCTGGACGCCGGAATGCCCCGATTGCTCGGTCAGCATGGTGTTCCACAAGCCGCTGAACCACCTCCGCTGCCACTATTGCGGCGTGACCGAGCGGATGCCTTCCGTGTGCCCATCGTGTGCCTCCGACCGCCTGGAGAAACTCGGCACGGGCACGCAGCGCCTGGAAGAGCGGCTGCGCGAGGAGGCGCCGGACGTGCGCGTGCTGCGCATGGATTTGGATACGACAACCACCAAAGACAGCCACAATCGCATTCTGGAGGCGTTCGGAAGGGGTGACGCGGATGTGTTGCTGGGCACGCAGATGGTGGCCAAGGGGCTGGATTTCCCGAAGGTCACGCTCGTGGGCATTGTGCAAGCCGATGCGGGCCTGGCGCTGCCCGACGTCCGCGCCGAGGAGCGCACGTTCCAGCTCCTGACGCAGGTGGCCGGACGGGCCGGGCGCGCCGATCTGGTGGGCGAAGTGCTGCTGCAGACCCGCCAGCCGGGCCACACGGTCATTCAGCACGCCATTCGGCACGACTACGCCGGGTTTGCGAAGCATGCCCTCGCCGAGCGGGAAGCGCTGGGCTATCCGCCCAGCGGACGGATGATTTCGGCGCTGTTCTCCGGCGTGGACGACCACCGCACGGAGAGCATGGCCCGTTTATGGGCGCGCCGGGTGGAGCAGACGGTGGCGGTGGCGCAGGTGCTGGGCCCGGCCCCGGCCTTCATCCACCGCGTCAAGAAGTCGTTCCGGCACCAGGTGGTGGTCAAATTGCCCGGCCGGTACCAGGCGCAGGGGCTGCGCGATGCGCTGGACGGGGCCACCGAAGCGCTCGGCACGCTCCCGAACGGGTATCGGGTGAACATCGACGTGGACCCGATGGGATTGGTTTAG